A DNA window from Pseudodesulfovibrio thermohalotolerans contains the following coding sequences:
- a CDS encoding antibiotic biosynthesis monooxygenase family protein has product MQTNQPGLTSPCYAVIFTSTRTDTDDGYAETAALMLELARSMPGFLGVDSAREEIGLTVSYWESLEAIRAWKEHPKHRAAQEHGRRKWYSSFTTRVCRVERVEMFP; this is encoded by the coding sequence ATGCAAACGAATCAGCCTGGCCTGACGAGCCCCTGCTACGCGGTGATCTTCACTTCCACGCGCACCGACACGGACGACGGCTACGCCGAAACCGCCGCGCTGATGCTCGAACTGGCACGGTCCATGCCCGGCTTCCTAGGGGTTGATTCCGCCCGCGAAGAGATCGGCCTGACCGTTTCCTATTGGGAAAGCCTGGAGGCCATCCGCGCCTGGAAGGAACACCCGAAGCATCGCGCCGCCCAAGAGCACGGGCGGCGGAAGTGGTATTCGTCGTTCACGACCCGCGTCTGCCGGGTGGAACGGGTTGAAATGTTCCCCTGA
- a CDS encoding Na+/H+ antiporter NhaC family protein — MRTPLTLAAVCMAAAFMPDQALAADAATAADNALQWGALTLIPPLLAIILAFASKNVVLSLFIGVFSGCFMLELKGFDVYHATIGGFLHLSGQVLSSLADPWDAGIVLQVLAIGGLIALISKMGGAQAIAEAISKWARTPRSSQLAAWFMGLFIFFDDYANSLTVGPIMRPVTDRLRISREKLAFIIDATAAPIAGIALISTWVAYEVGLIRDGYQAIGLGGNAYGIFVQTIPYRFYNIYILLFILLAVWLKRDFGPMYKAEIRARKEGKVIADNSVPMASDEATTLEPASHVKPSVWSAILPIGTLMVAAFLGFYFNGYNAIDDPAVLATVNASPLSFTAMRTCFGASDASVVLFQAALLASLVAIAMAISKKIMPLKDAIETFVTGIKSMNITAVILLLAWSLSGVMKELGTATYLVGALSDTLPAFMLPSIIFILGSIISFATGTSYGTMGILMPLTIPLAFALNPSPEFVILSVGSVLTGAIFGDHCSPISDTTILSSMGAGCDHIDHVRTQLTYAVTVATLAILTGYLPAGLGLPVTLTLPLGILATALVIRFVGRKVDA; from the coding sequence ATGCGCACACCACTCACTCTCGCGGCCGTCTGCATGGCGGCCGCATTCATGCCGGACCAGGCTTTGGCCGCCGATGCCGCCACAGCCGCTGACAACGCCCTCCAATGGGGCGCACTGACCCTTATTCCGCCCCTGTTGGCCATTATCCTGGCTTTCGCGAGTAAGAACGTCGTCCTGTCGCTGTTCATCGGCGTGTTCTCGGGCTGCTTCATGCTGGAACTGAAAGGCTTCGACGTCTACCACGCCACTATCGGCGGCTTCCTGCACCTTTCCGGCCAGGTCCTGTCCTCCCTGGCCGACCCGTGGGACGCAGGCATCGTGCTCCAGGTCCTGGCCATCGGCGGACTCATCGCGCTCATCTCCAAAATGGGCGGAGCGCAGGCCATCGCCGAAGCCATCTCCAAGTGGGCCAGGACGCCCCGCTCCTCCCAGTTGGCCGCCTGGTTCATGGGACTTTTCATCTTTTTCGACGACTACGCGAACTCCCTGACCGTCGGCCCGATCATGCGCCCCGTCACGGACCGCCTGCGCATCTCCCGCGAAAAACTGGCCTTCATCATCGACGCCACCGCCGCCCCTATCGCGGGCATCGCGCTGATCTCCACCTGGGTGGCCTACGAAGTCGGCCTGATCCGGGACGGCTACCAGGCCATCGGCCTCGGCGGCAACGCCTACGGCATCTTCGTCCAGACCATCCCCTACCGCTTCTACAACATCTACATCCTGCTTTTCATTCTCCTGGCCGTATGGCTCAAACGCGACTTCGGCCCCATGTACAAGGCTGAAATCCGCGCCAGGAAGGAAGGCAAGGTCATCGCCGACAACTCCGTGCCCATGGCTTCCGACGAAGCCACCACTCTTGAACCGGCCTCCCACGTGAAGCCGTCCGTCTGGAGCGCCATCCTGCCCATCGGCACCCTCATGGTCGCCGCGTTCCTCGGCTTCTACTTCAACGGCTACAACGCCATCGACGATCCTGCCGTTCTGGCCACGGTGAACGCCTCGCCCCTGAGCTTCACGGCCATGCGCACCTGCTTCGGCGCGTCCGACGCCTCGGTGGTTCTGTTCCAGGCCGCTCTGCTCGCCTCCCTGGTGGCCATCGCCATGGCCATAAGCAAAAAGATCATGCCGCTGAAGGACGCCATCGAAACCTTCGTCACCGGCATCAAGTCCATGAACATCACGGCCGTCATCCTGCTCCTGGCCTGGTCCCTGTCCGGCGTCATGAAAGAGTTGGGCACCGCCACCTATCTGGTCGGCGCACTGTCCGACACCCTGCCCGCCTTCATGCTGCCGTCCATCATCTTCATCCTGGGGTCGATCATCTCGTTCGCCACGGGCACGTCCTACGGAACCATGGGCATTCTCATGCCCCTGACCATTCCCCTGGCCTTCGCCCTGAACCCGTCCCCGGAATTCGTGATCCTTTCCGTGGGTTCGGTCCTGACCGGAGCCATCTTCGGCGACCACTGCTCGCCCATCTCGGACACCACCATCCTGTCCTCCATGGGAGCGGGCTGCGATCACATCGACCACGTGCGGACCCAGTTGACCTACGCCGTGACCGTGGCCACCCTGGCCATCCTCACCGGCTATCTCCCTGCCGGTCTCGGCCTGCCCGTCACCCTGACCCTGCCGCTGGGCATCCTAGCCACGGCTCTGGTCATTCGCTTCGTGGGACGCAAGGTGGACGCCTAG
- a CDS encoding GNAT family N-acetyltransferase yields MRIVPFHGHDADEIIELITTIQIAEFGVATSAECQPDLRRIPEYYQCGAGNFWLAFEDDELVGTLALKDVGDGVCALRKMFVKQAYRGRERGIAAALMRTLLDHAREKGVREIYLGTVDVYHAAHRFYEKSGFTEVSREDVPDSVPLMDVDVKYYRHRF; encoded by the coding sequence GTGCGCATCGTTCCTTTTCACGGGCACGACGCCGACGAGATCATCGAGCTTATCACCACCATCCAGATAGCCGAGTTCGGCGTGGCCACTTCGGCTGAATGTCAGCCGGATTTACGGCGCATCCCTGAATACTACCAGTGCGGCGCGGGAAATTTCTGGCTCGCCTTCGAAGACGACGAGCTTGTCGGGACCCTTGCCCTCAAGGATGTGGGGGACGGCGTTTGCGCCCTGCGGAAGATGTTCGTGAAGCAGGCCTATAGGGGCCGGGAGCGCGGCATTGCCGCGGCGCTCATGCGGACCCTGCTCGACCATGCGCGGGAGAAGGGCGTTCGCGAGATATATCTCGGCACCGTGGACGTGTACCATGCGGCCCATCGTTTCTACGAAAAGTCCGGCTTTACCGAGGTCTCCAGGGAGGATGTGCCGGATTCGGTCCCGCTCATGGATGTGGATGTGAAATACTATCGCCATCGTTTTTAG
- a CDS encoding DNA polymerase III subunit delta', translated as MTLCDDLLARLEGQEHAVRRLNAIAHDPPQSIVIEGGDAESRVALALYWAMRLNCESGAEPCGRCAACRQIADLAFNDLLFFDGREGLIKVESVREKRSTWGQPPNGDGYRVSIFAEAQMFMTEAANALLKSLEEPRPGNVFVLAAPQRERLLETLVSRSWVVTLAWPDVRENTPEVTEWTTALVNFWQTRRGWFERTQVRGAVDRRLAMAVVLGMQRELREALSGSCGTPLSAGMARAYGPADLRRIGLVLEQAQDALNTQVPVNPTMVLDWVATRMV; from the coding sequence ATGACGCTGTGCGACGACCTGCTGGCCCGCCTTGAGGGGCAGGAGCACGCGGTCAGGCGGCTTAACGCCATTGCTCATGATCCGCCCCAATCCATAGTTATCGAGGGGGGCGACGCGGAATCCCGCGTCGCCCTCGCCCTGTATTGGGCCATGCGGCTCAATTGCGAGTCCGGGGCGGAGCCGTGCGGCCGGTGCGCCGCGTGTCGGCAGATCGCCGACCTGGCCTTCAACGATCTCCTTTTTTTCGACGGTCGCGAAGGGCTCATCAAAGTGGAGTCCGTGCGCGAGAAGCGTTCCACCTGGGGCCAGCCGCCAAACGGCGACGGCTACCGCGTGAGCATTTTTGCCGAAGCCCAGATGTTCATGACCGAGGCGGCCAACGCCCTGCTCAAGTCGTTGGAGGAGCCCAGGCCGGGCAACGTGTTCGTCCTGGCCGCGCCCCAGCGCGAGCGGCTCCTGGAAACTCTGGTTTCCCGTTCCTGGGTGGTTACCCTGGCTTGGCCCGATGTGCGCGAGAATACACCCGAAGTGACGGAGTGGACCACCGCACTGGTGAATTTCTGGCAGACGCGCCGGGGCTGGTTCGAACGGACGCAGGTGCGCGGCGCGGTTGACCGCAGGCTGGCCATGGCCGTGGTGCTCGGAATGCAGCGCGAGCTGCGCGAGGCGCTGTCCGGCTCATGCGGCACGCCGCTCTCGGCGGGCATGGCCCGGGCATATGGTCCGGCGGACCTGCGGCGTATCGGGCTGGTTCTGGAGCAGGCCCAGGATGCCCTGAACACTCAGGTTCCGGTCAATCCAACCATGGTTTTGGACTGGGTCGCGACCCGTATGGTGTAG
- a CDS encoding adenylosuccinate synthase: MSNMVVFGSQWGDEGKGKVVDMLAEKADAIVRFQGGNNAGHTLVVDGEQCILHLIPSGILHPGKKCLIGNGVVLDPFVFCEELDKLAAKGVDVSAGRVMISKKTHIIMPYHRLMDSARESSRSDDGRIGTTGRGIGPCYEDKMHRCGIRAGDFADPDLLKEKIVIALEEKNVLFKHLYGAEPMDAQAVFDEVMPVAERLVPYLGDVSTVIQEADCVLFEGAQGTHLDIDHGTYPFVTSSNTVTANAASGSGCSPRELDRIIAIVKAYTTRVGSGPFPTELLDADGEYLQTNGHEFGATTGRKRRCGWLDLVVLKESARLNGPTELAITKLDVLSGMKEVKLCVAYEYNGETIAYPPQEQNGMAHVTPVFETLPGWDEDISGARGWDDLPENAVKYLRRIEEITGVKIGIVSVGPDRVQTF; encoded by the coding sequence ATGTCCAATATGGTGGTTTTCGGTTCCCAGTGGGGAGACGAAGGTAAAGGCAAGGTCGTCGATATGCTGGCCGAGAAGGCGGACGCCATCGTCCGTTTCCAGGGCGGCAACAACGCCGGGCATACCCTGGTGGTCGACGGCGAGCAGTGCATTCTGCACCTTATTCCTTCCGGCATCCTGCACCCCGGCAAGAAGTGCCTTATCGGCAACGGCGTGGTCCTGGACCCGTTCGTGTTCTGCGAGGAGCTGGACAAGCTCGCCGCCAAGGGCGTGGACGTGTCCGCCGGCCGGGTGATGATAAGCAAGAAAACCCATATCATCATGCCTTACCATCGGCTCATGGACTCGGCTCGCGAGTCCTCCCGTTCCGATGACGGCAGGATCGGCACCACCGGCCGGGGCATTGGCCCGTGCTACGAGGACAAGATGCACCGGTGCGGCATCCGGGCAGGCGATTTCGCCGATCCCGATCTGCTCAAGGAGAAGATCGTCATCGCGCTGGAAGAGAAGAACGTGCTCTTCAAGCACCTGTACGGCGCCGAACCCATGGACGCCCAGGCGGTCTTCGACGAAGTCATGCCCGTGGCCGAGCGGCTTGTGCCGTATCTCGGCGACGTGTCCACGGTCATTCAGGAGGCGGACTGCGTCCTGTTCGAAGGCGCGCAGGGCACGCATCTGGATATCGACCACGGCACCTATCCTTTCGTTACTTCGTCCAACACGGTCACCGCCAATGCGGCTTCGGGCTCCGGCTGTTCGCCGCGCGAGCTGGACCGGATCATCGCCATCGTCAAGGCGTACACCACCCGCGTTGGCAGCGGCCCGTTCCCCACGGAACTGCTCGACGCCGACGGCGAGTACCTGCAGACCAATGGCCACGAGTTCGGGGCCACCACCGGGCGCAAGCGCCGCTGCGGCTGGCTCGACCTGGTCGTGCTCAAGGAATCCGCCCGCCTGAACGGTCCCACCGAGCTGGCCATCACCAAGCTGGACGTCCTGTCCGGCATGAAGGAAGTCAAGCTCTGCGTGGCCTACGAGTATAACGGCGAGACCATCGCCTATCCGCCCCAGGAGCAGAACGGCATGGCGCACGTCACTCCTGTCTTCGAGACCCTGCCCGGCTGGGACGAGGATATCTCGGGCGCGCGCGGCTGGGACGACCTGCCGGAGAACGCGGTCAAGTATCTGCGGCGGATCGAGGAAATCACCGGCGTCAAGATCGGCATCGTTTCGGTCGGCCCGGACAGAGTTCAGACCTTCTAG
- a CDS encoding IMP cyclohydrolase: MSDLKKMYHTLQQDPFPADMKLTLGDQELVFRKRTWEIDGETKGLRYGENPDQPAALYELAEGQLEVGGVKFIGAGQGLVSALTEEHMLQAGKHPGKTNLTDVDNALNILQYLSAKPAALILKHNNPCGAAWTEDGVSVALKRAFEADRIAAFGGAVVVNRKLDLATAELINSVYFEVVAAPEFDADALAVLKKKKNLRILEIPGIYELEKLSKTPFLDIKSLSDGGMVLQFSFRNAILTANDFLSAEAEKDGNRFVARAPSSQEADDLLFAWAVEAGVTSNSVIFARDGVTTAIGTGEQDRVGCVLLAVTKAYIKYADLLSSKELGKSLFELKLAAIKDPEMKAKLDDIEKRTEEARGGLPGSVVVSDGFFPFRDGVDLCIDQGVTAIAQPGGSIRDHEVITAVNEATPQVAMVFTGQRSFKH; encoded by the coding sequence ATGAGCGATTTGAAAAAGATGTACCATACTTTGCAGCAGGATCCGTTCCCCGCAGACATGAAGCTGACCCTGGGCGACCAGGAGCTGGTCTTCAGGAAGCGGACCTGGGAGATCGACGGCGAGACCAAGGGATTGCGCTACGGCGAAAACCCGGATCAGCCCGCCGCGCTCTACGAACTGGCCGAGGGGCAGCTTGAGGTCGGCGGCGTCAAATTCATCGGCGCGGGCCAAGGGCTGGTTTCCGCCCTGACCGAGGAGCACATGCTCCAGGCTGGCAAACACCCCGGCAAGACGAACCTGACCGACGTGGACAACGCCCTGAACATCCTTCAATACCTGTCCGCCAAGCCTGCCGCGCTCATCCTCAAACACAACAACCCCTGCGGCGCGGCATGGACCGAGGACGGTGTATCCGTCGCCCTGAAGCGCGCCTTCGAGGCCGACCGCATCGCCGCCTTCGGCGGAGCCGTCGTGGTCAACCGCAAGCTCGACCTGGCCACCGCCGAGCTGATTAACTCCGTATATTTCGAAGTCGTTGCCGCGCCCGAATTCGACGCCGACGCGCTCGCAGTGCTCAAGAAGAAAAAGAACCTGCGGATTCTCGAAATCCCGGGCATCTACGAACTGGAGAAGCTGTCCAAGACGCCTTTCCTGGACATCAAGTCCCTTTCCGACGGCGGCATGGTCCTGCAATTCTCCTTCCGCAACGCGATCCTGACCGCCAACGACTTCCTTTCGGCCGAGGCCGAGAAGGACGGCAACAGGTTCGTGGCCCGCGCCCCCTCCAGCCAGGAAGCGGACGACCTGCTCTTCGCCTGGGCCGTCGAGGCGGGCGTGACCTCCAACTCGGTGATCTTCGCCCGCGACGGCGTGACCACCGCCATCGGCACCGGCGAACAGGACCGTGTGGGCTGCGTGCTGCTGGCCGTGACCAAGGCGTACATTAAATATGCGGACCTGCTGTCCTCCAAGGAACTCGGCAAGTCTTTGTTCGAGCTCAAGCTCGCGGCCATCAAGGACCCGGAGATGAAAGCCAAGTTGGACGACATCGAAAAGCGCACCGAAGAGGCGCGCGGCGGCCTGCCCGGCTCCGTGGTCGTGTCGGACGGTTTCTTCCCGTTCCGCGACGGCGTGGACCTGTGCATCGACCAGGGCGTGACCGCCATCGCGCAGCCCGGCGGCTCCATCCGCGATCACGAGGTCATCACCGCCGTGAACGAGGCGACGCCGCAAGTGGCCATGGTCTTCACCGGACAGCGCTCCTTCAAGCACTAA
- a CDS encoding SemiSWEET family sugar transporter, producing the protein MRMDFVEFLGILAGCCTTLAFFPQVLHTWRTRSVADISLRMYLLLTLGVSLWVVYGVLIGSLAVILANVVTLVLAVSILVMKLVFGRPSRREFDSRSK; encoded by the coding sequence ATGCGCATGGACTTCGTCGAATTCCTCGGCATACTGGCCGGTTGTTGCACCACTTTGGCCTTTTTCCCTCAGGTTCTGCACACTTGGAGGACTCGCTCCGTGGCGGATATTTCACTGCGCATGTACCTGCTGCTTACCCTGGGGGTTTCCCTGTGGGTGGTCTACGGTGTCCTGATCGGTTCGTTGGCCGTTATCCTGGCCAATGTCGTCACTTTGGTCCTGGCCGTGTCCATCCTGGTCATGAAACTCGTTTTCGGCAGGCCGTCACGCAGGGAGTTCGACAGCCGCTCCAAATAA
- a CDS encoding ribonuclease catalytic domain-containing protein, producing MAKTTPLSPSVRPGTVVEFMHGDQPQLAWVLEESSGKLRLLTINKREIKLPTPRLLPWQGPLLSADASRQDIQNILNERQEARGEIQAGLDVMEIWDLAQGELESAPLTWFADLVWEEWDADRLAALGRAMLQAKTHFKFRPPVFEIWPAEKVEQKLKLQAEEKEREAITAAGQTMLGELWAAYSQGRKPRLPEITPDLTKGLTRILRGKVGETLDENDRKIWTAISKGLPDTPHLALLLAQTWSILPAHHNYHLDEAEYDWGNDWSESFLSDINEIKSRFSNQTELPEIEDLVSIDASTTRDIDDAFRIEKHGAGYRLTLALARPEAHWDFGSPLDKAVLHRASSLYLPEGTSHMMPEQLGTSQYSLLEGEARPALVTDFFLAADGTLEKVEPRTAWVRLAKNTTYEITDAAIRDRTDESLMLAHDLATRLLERRLTSGACVIRRPEPIVTLEGSGAQTSVQIEIKTPSPRSELVISEFMILANAGLARWAAEHDVPLLHRTQDIALPPEAAGIFSEPAEILRSVKLLLPPTLETAPKRHAALGVPAYAPITSPLRRYTDFVNMAQVCAFLNSGQPRLDRDELNQLIPHLNMRIQAVGAVQRFRPRYWKLVYLAKRRREFQPAVLVDETGPMATLAMPHLQVNVRAPKKMLGDKLYPGQKFLINFSRIDPLNNEIRLSEALEE from the coding sequence ATGGCTAAAACAACCCCGCTCAGCCCCTCGGTCCGCCCCGGCACGGTGGTGGAATTCATGCATGGCGACCAACCCCAGCTCGCCTGGGTGCTGGAGGAGTCCTCCGGCAAGCTCCGTCTGTTGACCATCAACAAGCGTGAAATAAAACTGCCCACCCCCCGCCTGCTGCCCTGGCAGGGGCCCCTGCTGTCCGCCGACGCATCGCGCCAGGACATCCAGAACATCCTCAACGAACGCCAGGAGGCGCGCGGCGAGATTCAGGCGGGACTCGACGTCATGGAGATATGGGATCTGGCTCAGGGCGAGCTGGAATCCGCCCCCCTGACCTGGTTCGCCGACCTCGTATGGGAAGAATGGGACGCGGACCGGCTGGCCGCGCTTGGCAGGGCCATGCTCCAGGCCAAGACGCACTTCAAGTTCCGTCCGCCCGTTTTCGAGATATGGCCCGCCGAGAAAGTGGAGCAGAAGCTCAAGCTTCAGGCCGAGGAAAAGGAACGGGAGGCCATCACCGCCGCGGGCCAGACCATGCTCGGCGAGCTCTGGGCCGCCTATAGCCAGGGACGCAAGCCCCGTTTGCCGGAAATCACCCCGGACCTGACCAAGGGGCTGACCCGCATCCTCAGGGGCAAGGTGGGCGAGACCCTGGACGAGAACGACCGAAAAATCTGGACGGCCATATCCAAGGGATTGCCCGACACCCCGCATCTGGCGCTGCTCCTGGCTCAGACCTGGTCCATCCTGCCAGCCCACCACAACTACCACCTGGACGAGGCGGAATACGACTGGGGAAACGATTGGTCTGAATCCTTTTTGAGTGATATCAACGAGATAAAAAGTCGCTTTTCCAATCAAACCGAACTTCCCGAGATTGAGGATCTGGTCTCCATCGACGCCAGCACCACCCGGGACATTGATGACGCCTTCCGCATAGAAAAACACGGCGCCGGATACCGGCTGACCCTTGCTCTGGCCCGGCCGGAAGCCCATTGGGACTTCGGCTCGCCGCTCGACAAGGCGGTCCTGCACCGGGCAAGCAGTCTGTATCTGCCCGAAGGCACCAGCCACATGATGCCCGAGCAGTTGGGCACCAGCCAGTATTCCCTGCTGGAAGGCGAAGCGCGCCCTGCCCTGGTTACCGATTTCTTCCTTGCGGCCGACGGCACCCTGGAAAAGGTGGAGCCGCGAACGGCGTGGGTCCGGCTGGCAAAAAACACCACCTACGAAATAACGGACGCAGCCATCCGGGACCGGACGGACGAATCCCTGATGCTGGCCCACGACCTGGCGACCCGGCTCCTGGAACGGCGGCTGACTTCCGGCGCGTGCGTCATCCGCAGGCCCGAACCCATTGTCACCCTGGAGGGGAGCGGTGCGCAGACCTCGGTGCAAATCGAGATCAAGACGCCCAGCCCTCGCTCCGAGCTGGTCATCAGCGAATTCATGATCCTGGCCAACGCGGGCCTTGCCCGATGGGCGGCCGAACACGATGTGCCCCTGCTTCACCGGACGCAGGACATCGCCCTTCCGCCGGAAGCCGCTGGAATTTTTTCGGAACCGGCGGAAATACTGCGCTCGGTGAAACTGCTCCTGCCGCCGACCCTGGAAACCGCGCCCAAACGGCACGCGGCCCTGGGTGTCCCAGCCTATGCGCCCATCACCTCGCCCCTGCGCCGATACACCGATTTCGTGAACATGGCCCAGGTCTGCGCTTTTCTGAATTCCGGCCAGCCGAGACTCGACCGCGACGAACTGAACCAGCTCATCCCCCATCTGAACATGCGCATCCAGGCCGTGGGCGCGGTGCAGCGGTTCCGGCCCCGATACTGGAAGCTGGTCTACCTAGCCAAACGCCGCCGCGAATTTCAGCCCGCCGTGCTTGTGGACGAGACCGGGCCCATGGCCACGCTGGCCATGCCGCATCTCCAGGTCAACGTGCGCGCGCCGAAAAAGATGCTCGGAGACAAGCTCTACCCGGGGCAGAAATTCCTCATCAACTTCTCGCGCATCGACCCGCTGAACAACGAAATCAGACTGAGCGAAGCCCTGGAAGAGTAG
- the plsY gene encoding glycerol-3-phosphate 1-O-acyltransferase PlsY: MTFIFWILLAYVLGSIPFGLVIAKSVCSTDPRENGSRNTGATNVARLCGMKYGIATLACDVLKGLLPVVFAASWIESPFALSLVGLAAILGHVFSCFMHFKGGKAVATTVGVFLGLAFWPALIAIALCLLMVWLTGHVSMGSLTFALSLPVLMLLSGNLSYIPVALVVMLILFWRHKDNIRRLARGEENPWLKKE; this comes from the coding sequence ATGACGTTCATCTTCTGGATCCTGTTGGCCTATGTCCTCGGTTCCATCCCCTTTGGGCTGGTCATCGCCAAATCGGTGTGCAGCACCGACCCGAGGGAGAACGGCAGCAGAAACACCGGCGCCACCAACGTCGCCCGGCTGTGCGGCATGAAATACGGCATCGCGACCCTGGCCTGCGACGTGCTCAAGGGCCTCCTGCCCGTGGTCTTCGCGGCCTCCTGGATAGAATCGCCCTTCGCCTTGTCGCTGGTCGGCCTGGCGGCCATTCTGGGCCATGTCTTTTCCTGCTTCATGCACTTCAAGGGCGGCAAGGCCGTGGCCACCACCGTGGGCGTTTTCCTAGGGCTGGCCTTCTGGCCCGCGCTCATCGCCATCGCGCTGTGCCTGCTCATGGTCTGGCTCACCGGACACGTCTCCATGGGCTCCCTGACCTTCGCCCTGTCCCTGCCGGTGCTCATGCTCCTGTCCGGCAACCTTTCCTATATCCCGGTGGCCCTCGTCGTCATGCTCATCCTGTTCTGGCGGCACAAGGACAACATCCGGCGGTTGGCCCGGGGCGAGGAAAACCCCTGGCTGAAAAAGGAATAG
- a CDS encoding cation diffusion facilitator family transporter yields the protein MRRASPKRYAVYSIVASILTLVLKFGAWGMTGSVGLLSDATESLVNLTAGVLALTAITIALRPADADHAYGHGKAEYFSSGIEGVLIIVAAIGIAYAAVMRFLSPQPLNNLGIGLLLALVSSLINFLTARIMLRAAKRFDSITLEADAKHLLTDVWTSVGLVAGLAVIIVMPEWKLLDPIIAIIMAVNIVFTGVNLLKRSVGGLMDDSLPDEELQLIAKAIHSYAGDESTFHGLRTRKSGPRRFIDFHLVVPGSMSVHDSHELCELIEELIHSKLPKAEVTIHVEPLESETSYDGHQVGGECAASLGGPCMGVERAKKKD from the coding sequence GTGCGCCGAGCCTCCCCCAAACGGTACGCCGTCTACTCCATCGTGGCCTCCATCCTGACCCTGGTGCTGAAATTCGGCGCCTGGGGGATGACAGGTTCCGTCGGCCTGCTCTCGGATGCCACCGAGTCGCTGGTCAACCTGACCGCCGGAGTGCTCGCCCTGACAGCCATCACCATCGCCCTGCGACCGGCCGACGCGGACCATGCCTACGGCCACGGCAAGGCCGAATACTTCTCCAGCGGCATAGAGGGAGTGCTCATCATTGTTGCCGCCATCGGCATCGCCTATGCGGCCGTCATGCGCTTCCTCTCGCCGCAACCGCTGAACAACCTCGGCATTGGCCTGCTCCTGGCCCTGGTCTCCTCCCTCATCAATTTTCTCACAGCCCGGATCATGCTCCGGGCAGCCAAACGATTCGATTCCATCACCCTAGAGGCGGACGCCAAACATCTTCTCACCGACGTCTGGACCTCGGTGGGACTGGTGGCCGGGCTGGCCGTAATCATCGTCATGCCGGAATGGAAACTCCTGGACCCGATCATCGCCATAATCATGGCCGTGAACATCGTCTTCACGGGCGTAAACCTGCTCAAACGGTCCGTGGGCGGACTCATGGACGATTCCCTGCCCGACGAGGAACTCCAGCTCATCGCCAAGGCCATCCACAGCTACGCGGGCGACGAGTCCACCTTTCACGGGCTGCGCACGCGCAAATCCGGCCCCAGACGATTCATCGACTTCCATCTGGTTGTGCCCGGCTCCATGAGCGTGCACGATTCCCACGAGCTATGCGAGTTGATTGAGGAGCTGATCCACTCCAAATTGCCCAAAGCCGAAGTGACCATCCATGTGGAGCCGCTGGAAAGCGAAACCTCCTACGACGGCCATCAGGTGGGCGGCGAATGCGCGGCTTCCCTCGGCGGCCCGTGCATGGGTGTCGAGCGCGCCAAGAAAAAAGACTAG